A window from Rhodobium gokarnense encodes these proteins:
- a CDS encoding glucosamine-6-phosphate deaminase: protein MTPAQEYAIPACDVLPDRQAAETEFARRIAAKVRRKPDMVLGLATGNSMIGVYRVLVAMHRKEGLSFAAATSFNLDEYCGLPAGHPASFASYMREHFFAHVDMPPGSAHLPDENACADYEAAIAKTGIDLQILGIGRNGHIGFNEPGAPVTSRTRVVELAAATRTANQRDFPAGEAVPARAVTMGIATILAARSILLLATGPAKAEALAAALEGPVTPQNPASFLRLHADVTVICDRDAATLLSSSRKTADG, encoded by the coding sequence ATGACCCCCGCGCAAGAATACGCCATTCCCGCATGCGATGTTCTGCCCGACAGGCAGGCCGCGGAAACGGAATTCGCGAGGCGGATCGCCGCCAAGGTGCGCCGCAAACCCGACATGGTTCTCGGCCTTGCCACCGGCAATTCGATGATCGGCGTCTACCGGGTGCTCGTCGCCATGCACCGCAAGGAGGGCCTGTCCTTCGCGGCCGCCACGAGCTTCAATCTCGATGAATATTGCGGCCTGCCTGCCGGCCATCCGGCGAGCTTCGCGTCCTATATGCGCGAGCATTTTTTCGCCCATGTGGACATGCCGCCGGGCTCGGCGCACCTGCCCGACGAAAACGCTTGCGCCGACTACGAGGCCGCGATCGCTAAGACGGGCATAGACCTGCAGATCCTCGGCATCGGCCGCAACGGCCATATCGGTTTCAACGAGCCCGGTGCACCCGTCACCAGCCGCACCCGCGTGGTGGAACTGGCCGCGGCGACCCGCACGGCGAACCAGCGCGACTTCCCTGCGGGCGAGGCCGTCCCCGCTCGTGCGGTCACGATGGGGATCGCGACGATCCTGGCGGCCCGGAGCATCCTCTTGCTGGCGACCGGTCCGGCCAAGGCGGAAGCGCTCGCGGCGGCCCTGGAAGGGCCGGTCACACCGCAAAATCCCGCCTCCTTCCTGCGTCTGCACGCCGATGTCACGGTCATTTGCGACCGCGACGCAGCAACGCTCCTGTCCTCCTCTCGAAAGACCGCCGATGGTTGA
- a CDS encoding ROK family transcriptional regulator, translated as MIDFSSVPMSRQITLRTVMRTVMDRGPISRAELARITGLSKQTMSEVFRFLEDDGWLEVTGRTQGTVGRSAATYEITPNRALVFGADVGGTKIQAALADMNGKIVAETAEPTDPRGGEHVISQLVSLNGSLAEKAGLPPERVMVGTVGIPGAYNRKTGRLIMVPNIPDLEGVPLQAILTERMGCMVHIGNDVNMAAKGEQWLGEGKGFSNFVFIALGTGIGMGIINERQILNGARGAAGEIATLPIGADPFDSRTFHSGALETMVGSAAIRDRYESYGGTPGLSVRDIMDSIEAGDERARATISEVARNIAAAILAVSAIVDPERVILGGSIGARPELLECVRAALPLCMPSPPECTISQLGSRAGLYGTLANSIDHMRENLFELPRYAPVETAAVAETAK; from the coding sequence ATGATCGATTTTTCATCCGTTCCGATGTCCCGACAGATCACGCTTCGCACCGTGATGCGGACGGTCATGGACAGGGGGCCGATTTCGCGCGCCGAACTGGCCCGCATCACCGGCCTGTCCAAGCAGACCATGTCCGAGGTCTTCCGCTTTCTGGAAGACGACGGCTGGCTGGAAGTCACCGGCCGCACGCAAGGAACCGTCGGCCGCAGCGCCGCGACCTACGAGATCACGCCTAACCGCGCCCTCGTCTTCGGCGCCGATGTGGGCGGCACCAAGATCCAGGCCGCGCTCGCCGACATGAACGGCAAGATCGTCGCCGAAACCGCCGAGCCGACCGATCCGCGCGGCGGCGAGCACGTGATCTCGCAGCTCGTCTCGCTGAACGGTTCTCTGGCCGAAAAGGCGGGCCTGCCTCCGGAACGCGTCATGGTCGGCACCGTCGGCATTCCCGGCGCCTACAACCGCAAGACGGGCAGGCTGATCATGGTGCCCAACATTCCGGATCTGGAAGGCGTGCCGCTGCAGGCGATCCTGACCGAGCGGATGGGCTGCATGGTGCATATCGGCAACGATGTGAACATGGCGGCCAAGGGCGAGCAGTGGCTCGGCGAAGGCAAGGGCTTCAGCAACTTCGTCTTCATCGCCCTCGGCACGGGCATCGGCATGGGCATCATCAACGAACGCCAGATCCTCAACGGCGCCCGCGGCGCGGCCGGCGAGATTGCGACGCTGCCGATCGGTGCCGATCCGTTCGACAGCCGCACCTTCCACTCCGGCGCCCTGGAAACGATGGTCGGAAGCGCGGCCATCCGTGACCGCTACGAGAGCTATGGCGGGACCCCCGGCCTCAGCGTTCGCGACATCATGGACAGCATCGAGGCCGGCGACGAGCGCGCCAGGGCGACGATCAGCGAGGTCGCGCGCAACATCGCCGCGGCCATCCTGGCGGTCTCGGCCATCGTCGATCCGGAACGCGTCATCCTCGGCGGCAGCATCGGCGCGCGTCCCGAATTGCTCGAATGCGTCCGCGCCGCCCTGCCGCTGTGCATGCCGTCGCCGCCGGAATGCACGATCAGCCAGCTCGGAAGCCGCGCCGGCCTTTACGGGACGCTGGCCAACAGCATCGACCACATGCGCGAGAACCTGTTCGAGCTCCCGCGTTACGCGCCCGTGGAAACAGCCGCCGTTGCCGAGACCGCAAAATGA
- a CDS encoding ABC transporter substrate-binding protein — MKPSAKFMVLACMLAMGTSAASAQTLRVGMQDDPDALDPAIGGTYAGRIVFDAMCDKLVDINETLEIVPQLATSWKWNDDNTELTMSLREGVTFQDDTPFNAEAVKANIERMKTIDESRRKSQLAPITDVEVVDEYTIVLKLDAPFAPLLSILTDRAGMMVSPAVAGSADEFAANPVCSGPYKLVDRKARDSITLEKYDGYWNAGEIGYDKIVYEIIPDSTVRLSRLQAGDLEAAERIAPTDLATVRSDEGLALHTSPGLAVSHLFISQKPGAGVLADNADLRHALELSIDRNIINQVAFNGEFTADNQMIPPSSAFYSMSHAMPARDLEAARELIAKSGVENPTIEITYENSLTDGRVAQIIQSMAGEAGFTVNLLPLETSSAIERYLAGNFELYIGNWSGRADPDPTLYTFFGSDGSQNLNGYSNPKLDEVLISARKELDMDARKTLYDEAADIYLTDLPTIPLYHPTWFYAAQSNIDGIKIYPDGILRVTGMKPAGE, encoded by the coding sequence ATGAAACCTTCAGCAAAATTCATGGTTCTGGCCTGCATGCTGGCGATGGGAACATCCGCCGCCAGCGCTCAGACCCTGCGGGTCGGTATGCAGGACGATCCGGACGCACTGGATCCTGCGATCGGCGGCACCTATGCCGGCCGCATCGTGTTCGACGCGATGTGCGACAAACTCGTCGATATCAACGAGACCCTCGAAATCGTGCCGCAGCTCGCCACGAGCTGGAAATGGAACGACGACAATACCGAACTGACCATGTCGCTGCGGGAGGGCGTCACCTTCCAGGACGACACGCCGTTCAACGCCGAGGCCGTCAAGGCGAACATCGAGCGCATGAAGACGATCGACGAGTCGCGCCGCAAGTCGCAGCTCGCGCCGATCACCGATGTCGAGGTCGTCGACGAGTACACCATCGTCCTGAAGCTCGACGCGCCGTTCGCGCCGCTCCTGTCGATCCTCACCGACCGCGCCGGCATGATGGTGTCCCCGGCCGTCGCCGGCTCCGCCGACGAATTCGCGGCCAATCCGGTCTGCTCGGGCCCCTACAAGCTCGTCGACCGCAAGGCGCGCGATTCCATCACGCTGGAAAAGTATGACGGCTACTGGAACGCCGGCGAGATCGGCTACGACAAGATCGTCTACGAGATCATCCCGGATTCCACCGTGCGCCTGTCGCGCCTCCAGGCCGGCGATCTGGAAGCGGCCGAGCGCATCGCGCCGACCGACCTGGCGACCGTGCGTTCCGATGAGGGCCTCGCGCTGCACACCTCGCCGGGTCTGGCCGTCTCCCACCTGTTCATCAGCCAGAAGCCGGGCGCCGGCGTGCTCGCCGACAATGCGGACCTGCGCCATGCGCTGGAGCTTTCCATCGACCGCAACATCATCAACCAGGTTGCGTTCAACGGCGAGTTCACGGCCGACAACCAGATGATCCCGCCCTCGAGCGCCTTCTACAGCATGTCGCATGCGATGCCCGCGCGCGACCTGGAGGCGGCCCGTGAGCTGATCGCGAAGTCGGGCGTCGAGAACCCGACGATCGAGATCACCTACGAGAACTCGCTGACCGACGGCCGCGTTGCCCAGATCATCCAGTCGATGGCGGGCGAGGCCGGCTTCACCGTCAACCTTTTGCCGCTGGAGACCTCGTCGGCCATCGAGCGCTACCTGGCGGGCAATTTCGAGCTCTATATCGGCAACTGGAGCGGCCGCGCCGACCCGGATCCGACGCTCTACACCTTCTTCGGCAGCGACGGCAGCCAGAACCTCAACGGCTACAGCAACCCGAAGCTGGACGAGGTCCTGATCTCGGCCCGCAAGGAACTGGACATGGACGCCCGCAAGACGCTCTATGACGAGGCTGCGGACATCTATCTGACCGATCTTCCGACCATCCCGCTCTACCACCCGACGTGGTTCTATGCGGCGCAGTCGAACATCGACGGCATCAAGATCTACCCGGACGGCATCCTGCGCGTCACGGGGATGAAGCCCGCCGGCGAATAG
- a CDS encoding ABC transporter permease has product MLSFVLRRLLVAIPTLLIVSVFVFLLLKLLPGDPALALAGEERDPLVIETIRAKYGLDQPLPVQYLRWLGGVLQGDFGVSIRTRLPIGEMIVEKLPVTLQLSLQAMIIAIFIGIPAGVVAAFKRGTPVDYLVSMLGLGGLSIPSFWLGIMLILLFAVSLGWLPSGGYVGFFESPLDNLRYSLMPSLVLGTAAAAIVMRHTRSSMIATLQQDYIRTARAKGLSEYVVVTRHALRNGLIPVVTTATLHLGQLLSGAVLTEQVFGIPGFGKMIVDGVFSRDYAVVQAVVLCAAVMFLLMSLIADIAYVILSPRLRA; this is encoded by the coding sequence ATGTTGAGCTTCGTACTCCGGCGGCTGCTTGTCGCGATCCCGACCCTCCTGATCGTGTCGGTTTTCGTCTTTCTCCTGCTGAAGCTCCTGCCGGGCGATCCCGCGCTGGCGCTCGCCGGCGAGGAGCGCGATCCGCTCGTCATCGAAACCATCCGCGCCAAATACGGGCTCGATCAGCCCCTGCCGGTCCAGTACCTCAGATGGCTGGGCGGCGTCCTGCAGGGCGATTTCGGCGTTTCCATCCGCACCCGTCTGCCGATCGGCGAGATGATCGTCGAAAAACTGCCGGTGACGTTGCAGCTCTCGCTGCAGGCGATGATCATCGCGATCTTCATCGGCATCCCCGCCGGCGTCGTGGCGGCGTTCAAGCGCGGCACGCCCGTCGACTACCTCGTGTCGATGCTGGGCCTCGGCGGGCTCTCCATTCCAAGTTTCTGGCTCGGCATCATGCTGATCCTCCTGTTCGCCGTCTCGCTCGGCTGGCTTCCGAGCGGCGGCTATGTCGGCTTCTTTGAGTCGCCGCTCGACAACCTTCGCTATTCGCTGATGCCAAGCCTGGTGCTCGGCACGGCGGCCGCCGCGATCGTCATGCGGCACACACGATCGTCGATGATCGCCACGCTGCAGCAGGACTACATCCGTACCGCGCGCGCCAAGGGGCTCAGTGAATACGTCGTCGTCACCCGCCACGCCCTCCGCAACGGCCTGATCCCGGTGGTCACGACCGCGACGCTGCATCTCGGCCAGCTGCTGTCCGGCGCCGTCCTGACCGAACAGGTCTTCGGCATTCCCGGCTTCGGCAAGATGATCGTCGACGGCGTCTTCAGCCGCGACTACGCCGTCGTCCAGGCCGTGGTCCTTTGCGCGGCGGTCATGTTCCTGCTGATGAGCCTGATCGCCGATATCGCCTATGTCATCCTGAGCCCGAGGCTGCGCGCATGA
- a CDS encoding ABC transporter permease, translating to MTDVSLPADPAVGGGHRKSALQQVLSQPSAVIGGSIVIFFVLVAIFATLLSPYDPNASDWLAIRQAPSAAHWFGTDDLGRDILSRILVGARASLLAGVIAVAIAIAIGVPLGLIAGYFGGLLDAVISRCTDALLAVPFLVLAIALAAFLGASLQNAMIAIGVSAVPIFIRLTRGQVLVVKGEDYITAARAVGVRDRNIIVSHVFPNVLAPVVVQGTITMAVAILAEASLAFLGLGQRPPAPSWGSMLDVARQFLIEAPWMAVWPGLAIVAIVLGFNLLGDGLNDALNPHRDTD from the coding sequence ATGACCGATGTGTCCCTCCCGGCGGATCCCGCGGTCGGCGGCGGGCATCGCAAGTCCGCCCTCCAACAGGTCCTGTCGCAGCCCAGTGCCGTGATCGGCGGCTCGATCGTCATCTTCTTCGTGCTGGTGGCGATCTTCGCAACCCTGCTGTCGCCTTACGATCCCAATGCGTCGGACTGGCTGGCGATCCGCCAGGCGCCGAGTGCCGCCCATTGGTTCGGCACCGACGACCTCGGCCGCGACATCCTTTCCAGGATCCTGGTCGGCGCTCGGGCCTCGCTGCTGGCCGGCGTCATCGCGGTGGCGATCGCGATTGCCATCGGCGTGCCGTTGGGGTTGATCGCCGGCTATTTCGGCGGCCTGCTCGACGCCGTCATATCGCGCTGCACGGACGCGCTTCTGGCCGTTCCGTTCCTCGTCCTGGCGATTGCCCTTGCCGCCTTCCTCGGCGCCAGCTTGCAGAACGCCATGATTGCGATCGGCGTTTCCGCCGTTCCGATCTTCATCCGGCTGACCCGCGGACAGGTGCTGGTGGTCAAGGGCGAAGACTACATCACCGCTGCCCGCGCCGTCGGCGTGCGCGACCGCAACATCATCGTCTCGCATGTGTTTCCGAACGTGCTGGCTCCGGTCGTCGTACAGGGCACGATCACCATGGCCGTGGCAATCCTTGCCGAGGCCAGCCTGGCGTTCCTCGGCCTCGGCCAGCGCCCGCCCGCGCCGTCCTGGGGCAGCATGCTCGACGTTGCCCGCCAGTTCCTGATCGAAGCGCCGTGGATGGCGGTCTGGCCGGGCCTTGCCATCGTCGCGATCGTCCTCGGCTTCAACCTCTTGGGCGACGGACTGAACGACGCCCTCAACCCGCACCGCGACACCGACTAG
- the pheT gene encoding phenylalanine--tRNA ligase subunit beta codes for MKFTLSWLKEFLDTDASLDEIVAQLTMIGLEVEEVDDRAKALVPFTIAHVISAEKHPDADRLKVCMVDTGSGDPVQVVCGAPNAHTGMKGVFAPPGTHIPGTGVDLKVGTIRGVESRGMLCSEREMMLSDAHEGIIELPEDAPVGEPYAAWAGLDDAVIDIAITPNRPDCLGVHGVARDLSASGIGNLKEGRRPIVKGGFPCPVTVTLDFPEGESLCPAFAMRLVRGVKNGPSPDWMQRWLTAIGLRPINALVDITNYMTYAYGRPLHVFDAAKVDGNLTVRRARPGETLLALDGRTYEFDDTMCVIADANSVESIAGVMGGEETGCNGDTVDVLVESALWEPLNVAQTGRKLGLQSDARFRFERGVDPAFMLPGLDIATQLILDICGGEASEVELSGAAPDNDRIIEFPFNEVKRLSGLDVPPAEAKAVLTRLGFWVSGTGPQVKVAVPSWRPDVEGKADIVEEVIRIVGLDRIPVTPMPRAGHIAPRILTTGQKRTRQAKRALAARGMVEAVTYSFVPKPHAELFGGGKPELALANPIAADLSDMRPSLIPGLAAAAQRNADRGFADLALFEVGQVYEGDGPDGQKTAATGVRRLTAKASGAGRHWAGTAAAVDAFDAKADALAVLAAIGAPVDSLQVSRTAPGWFHPGRSGALTLGPKNVLAVFGELHPKVLEALDVEGPLVAFEVILENVPEPKAGRATAKPPLAVSDLMPVRRDFAFIVDEGVEALSILRAAKGADKALVTDAGVFDVYRGKGIEEGTKSVAIEVTLQPREKTLTEAEIEAVAAKIVDKVSKATGGTLRA; via the coding sequence ATGAAATTCACCCTGTCCTGGCTGAAGGAATTCCTCGACACCGATGCGAGCCTCGACGAGATCGTCGCGCAGCTCACCATGATCGGGCTGGAGGTCGAGGAGGTCGACGACCGCGCCAAGGCGCTCGTTCCCTTCACCATCGCCCATGTGATCTCGGCCGAAAAGCACCCCGACGCCGACCGGCTCAAGGTCTGCATGGTCGACACCGGCTCCGGCGATCCCGTGCAGGTGGTCTGCGGCGCGCCGAACGCCCATACCGGCATGAAGGGCGTCTTCGCGCCCCCCGGCACCCACATCCCCGGCACCGGTGTCGACCTCAAGGTCGGCACCATCCGCGGCGTGGAATCCCGCGGCATGCTGTGCTCGGAGCGTGAGATGATGCTGTCCGACGCCCATGAGGGCATCATCGAGCTGCCGGAAGACGCGCCGGTGGGCGAGCCCTACGCCGCCTGGGCCGGCCTCGACGACGCGGTCATCGACATTGCCATCACCCCGAACCGGCCGGACTGCCTCGGCGTCCACGGCGTCGCCCGCGACCTCTCCGCATCGGGCATCGGCAACCTCAAGGAAGGCCGCCGGCCGATCGTCAAGGGCGGCTTCCCCTGCCCGGTGACCGTGACCCTCGATTTCCCGGAAGGCGAGTCCCTGTGCCCGGCCTTTGCCATGCGGCTGGTGCGCGGCGTCAAGAACGGCCCGTCGCCGGACTGGATGCAGAGATGGCTGACGGCGATCGGCCTCAGGCCGATCAACGCCCTCGTCGACATCACCAACTACATGACCTACGCCTATGGCCGGCCGCTCCATGTCTTCGACGCGGCCAAGGTCGACGGAAACCTCACCGTGCGCCGTGCCAGGCCGGGCGAGACGCTGCTCGCCCTCGACGGCCGCACCTACGAATTCGACGACACCATGTGCGTCATCGCCGATGCCAACTCGGTGGAATCCATCGCCGGCGTCATGGGCGGCGAAGAGACGGGTTGCAACGGGGACACCGTCGACGTGCTGGTCGAGTCCGCGCTCTGGGAGCCGCTGAACGTCGCCCAGACCGGCCGCAAGCTCGGGCTGCAGTCCGATGCCCGGTTCCGGTTCGAGCGCGGCGTCGACCCGGCCTTCATGCTGCCCGGCCTCGACATCGCCACCCAGCTCATCCTCGACATCTGCGGCGGCGAGGCGAGCGAGGTTGAGCTCTCAGGTGCGGCGCCCGACAACGACCGGATCATCGAGTTCCCGTTCAACGAGGTGAAGCGGCTTTCCGGCCTCGACGTGCCGCCGGCAGAGGCGAAGGCCGTGCTGACCCGGCTCGGCTTCTGGGTCTCCGGCACCGGCCCCCAGGTCAAGGTGGCGGTGCCGAGCTGGCGCCCGGACGTGGAGGGCAAGGCCGACATCGTCGAAGAGGTGATCCGCATCGTCGGGCTCGACCGCATCCCGGTAACGCCGATGCCGCGCGCGGGCCACATCGCGCCGCGCATCCTCACCACCGGCCAGAAGCGGACGCGCCAGGCCAAGCGCGCGCTCGCCGCAAGGGGCATGGTCGAGGCCGTCACCTATTCCTTCGTGCCGAAGCCCCATGCCGAACTCTTCGGCGGCGGCAAGCCGGAGCTGGCGCTCGCCAACCCGATCGCCGCGGACCTCTCCGACATGCGCCCGAGCCTGATCCCGGGCCTCGCAGCGGCCGCCCAGCGCAACGCCGACCGCGGCTTTGCCGACCTCGCCCTGTTCGAGGTCGGTCAGGTCTATGAGGGCGATGGGCCGGACGGCCAGAAGACGGCGGCAACGGGCGTGAGGCGCCTGACGGCCAAGGCCTCCGGCGCCGGCCGCCACTGGGCCGGCACGGCCGCCGCCGTCGATGCGTTCGACGCCAAGGCCGATGCGCTCGCCGTGCTCGCCGCCATCGGCGCCCCCGTCGACAGCCTGCAGGTTTCTCGCACGGCGCCCGGCTGGTTCCACCCCGGCCGCTCCGGCGCCCTGACGCTCGGCCCCAAGAACGTCCTTGCGGTCTTCGGCGAGTTGCACCCGAAGGTGCTGGAAGCGCTCGACGTGGAAGGCCCGCTGGTCGCGTTCGAGGTGATCCTGGAGAACGTGCCGGAGCCGAAGGCGGGCCGCGCGACGGCCAAGCCGCCGCTCGCCGTCTCCGACCTGATGCCGGTCCGCCGCGACTTCGCGTTCATCGTCGACGAGGGCGTCGAGGCACTGTCGATCCTGCGCGCGGCGAAGGGCGCCGACAAGGCGCTGGTGACCGATGCCGGCGTCTTCGACGTCTATCGCGGCAAGGGCATCGAGGAAGGAACGAAATCGGTCGCCATCGAGGTCACCCTGCAGCCGCGGGAAAAGACCCTGACGGAAGCCGAGATCGAAGCCGTTGCGGCCAAGATCGTCGACAAGGTATCGAAGGCCACCGGCGGCACGCTGAGGGCCTGA
- the pheS gene encoding phenylalanine--tRNA ligase subunit alpha, with translation MTDLERLESDLTTAIAGAGDEAALEELRVAALGKKGSISEEMKSLGTMSPDERKVMGPKLNGLKARVTEAISARREELREVALTERLAKESVDVTLPVRPGPSDAGRIHPISQVIDELTAIYSDMGFTIAEGPDIETDYYNFTALNFPEGHPAREMHDTFFFDEKEDGSRLLLRTHTSPVQIHTMEKSPPPIRIIIPGRTYRCDSDQTHTPMFHQVEGLVIDKISHVGHMKWVHEEFCKAFFEVDEVKMRFRPSFFPFTEPSMELDIGCDRSGDEVRLGQGDDWMEILGCGMVHPNVLRNCGLDPDEYQGFAWGMGIDRIAMLKYGMPDLRAFFDADIRWLTHYGFRPLDLPTLFGGLTA, from the coding sequence ATGACCGATCTCGAGCGACTGGAATCCGATCTCACCACCGCCATTGCCGGCGCCGGCGACGAGGCGGCCCTTGAGGAGCTGCGCGTCGCCGCCCTCGGCAAGAAGGGCAGCATATCCGAGGAGATGAAGAGCCTCGGCACCATGAGCCCGGATGAGCGCAAGGTGATGGGCCCGAAGCTGAACGGCCTGAAGGCCCGCGTCACCGAGGCGATATCCGCCCGCCGCGAGGAGCTGCGCGAAGTGGCGCTCACCGAGCGGCTGGCGAAGGAAAGCGTCGACGTCACCCTGCCGGTGCGCCCCGGGCCGTCCGATGCCGGCCGCATCCACCCGATCAGCCAGGTCATCGACGAGCTGACGGCCATCTATTCCGACATGGGCTTCACCATCGCCGAAGGCCCGGACATCGAGACCGACTATTACAATTTCACGGCGCTGAACTTCCCCGAGGGCCATCCGGCCCGCGAGATGCACGACACCTTCTTTTTCGATGAGAAGGAGGACGGCTCCCGGCTCTTGCTGCGCACTCACACCTCGCCGGTGCAGATCCACACCATGGAGAAGTCGCCGCCGCCGATCCGCATCATTATCCCCGGCCGCACCTATCGCTGCGACAGCGACCAGACCCACACGCCGATGTTCCACCAGGTCGAGGGCCTGGTCATCGACAAGATCAGCCATGTCGGCCACATGAAGTGGGTGCACGAGGAGTTCTGCAAGGCCTTCTTCGAGGTCGACGAGGTGAAGATGCGGTTCCGCCCGTCCTTCTTCCCCTTCACCGAGCCGTCCATGGAGCTCGACATCGGCTGCGACCGCTCCGGCGACGAGGTCCGCCTCGGCCAGGGCGACGACTGGATGGAGATCCTCGGCTGCGGCATGGTCCATCCGAACGTTCTGAGAAATTGCGGGCTGGATCCGGACGAGTACCAGGGCTTTGCCTGGGGCATGGGCATCGACCGCATCGCCATGCTGAAATACGGCATGCCGGATCTCCGCGCCTTCTTCGACGCCGACATCCGCTGGCTCACCCACTACGGCTTCCGCCCCCTCGACCTGCCGACCCTGTTCGGCGGGCTCACTGCCTGA
- the rplT gene encoding 50S ribosomal protein L20: protein MSRVKRGVTSHARHKKVLKAAKGYYGRRKNTIRVAMQAVEKAGQYAYRDRKARKRQFRALWIQRINAATRENGLTYGRFIDGLNKAGIEVDRKVLSDLAIHQPDAFKALVEKARSALA, encoded by the coding sequence ATGTCGCGCGTCAAGCGGGGCGTTACGTCCCATGCTCGCCACAAGAAGGTTCTGAAGGCCGCCAAGGGCTACTATGGCCGCCGCAAGAACACCATCCGCGTTGCCATGCAGGCGGTCGAGAAGGCCGGCCAGTATGCCTATCGCGACCGCAAGGCCCGCAAGCGCCAGTTCCGCGCCCTGTGGATCCAGCGCATCAACGCCGCCACCCGTGAGAACGGGCTGACCTACGGTCGATTTATCGACGGCCTCAACAAGGCCGGCATCGAGGTCGACCGCAAGGTTCTGTCCGACCTGGCGATCCATCAGCCCGACGCCTTCAAGGCGCTGGTGGAAAAGGCGCGTTCCGCGCTCGCCTGA
- the rpmI gene encoding 50S ribosomal protein L35, with protein MPKMKTKAGAKKRFKVTATGKIKVAQAGKRHGMIKRTTKFIRKARGTMVLSEPDTRIVKKYLPYS; from the coding sequence ATGCCCAAGATGAAGACGAAGGCGGGCGCCAAGAAGCGTTTCAAGGTCACCGCGACGGGCAAGATCAAGGTCGCCCAGGCCGGCAAGCGGCATGGGATGATCAAGCGGACCACCAAGTTCATCCGCAAGGCGCGGGGCACCATGGTCCTTTCCGAGCCGGATACCCGGATCGTCAAGAAGTATCTGCCCTACAGCTGA
- the modD gene encoding ModD protein: MIHIDDATLLGYLKDDAPYGDLTSRTLDLKGVPARMTFAARGPMVVCGIEEAARLLALIGCEVQKACASGDRLPEAGPVLEATGPGEAVLVGWKVAQMLVEWTSGVATAARRLTDAARAANPEIIVACTRKAIPGTHLLSAKAVLAGGATLHRTGLSDTVLLFPEHRALGAAPDVLAGQIERLKAACPERSVVVEVKTVEEALVAADSGADVLQLEKFPPDKVAGLTAALMASKPVRIAAAGGVTAANAEAYARSGAAILVTSAPYYAKPCDVQVSITRH; the protein is encoded by the coding sequence ATGATCCATATCGACGATGCCACCCTCCTTGGCTACCTCAAGGACGACGCGCCCTATGGCGACCTCACAAGCCGCACGCTCGACCTCAAGGGCGTGCCGGCGCGCATGACGTTTGCGGCCCGCGGGCCGATGGTCGTGTGCGGGATCGAGGAGGCGGCACGGCTGCTGGCGCTGATCGGCTGCGAGGTGCAGAAGGCCTGCGCCAGCGGCGACCGGTTGCCGGAGGCCGGGCCGGTGCTGGAGGCGACGGGCCCAGGCGAAGCGGTGCTTGTCGGCTGGAAAGTGGCGCAGATGCTGGTCGAATGGACCTCCGGCGTCGCCACGGCGGCGCGGCGTCTCACCGATGCGGCACGTGCGGCCAACCCGGAGATCATCGTCGCCTGCACCCGCAAGGCCATTCCCGGCACCCATCTCTTGTCGGCAAAGGCGGTGCTTGCCGGCGGCGCCACGCTGCATCGCACCGGGCTTTCCGACACGGTGCTGCTGTTTCCCGAGCACCGCGCCCTCGGCGCCGCTCCGGACGTCCTCGCGGGCCAGATCGAGCGGCTGAAGGCCGCCTGCCCGGAACGCTCGGTGGTCGTTGAGGTAAAGACCGTCGAGGAAGCGCTCGTTGCGGCCGATAGCGGCGCCGACGTCCTGCAACTGGAAAAGTTCCCGCCGGACAAGGTGGCGGGCCTTACCGCCGCATTGATGGCATCGAAGCCGGTCAGGATCGCCGCGGCCGGCGGCGTCACGGCCGCCAATGCCGAGGCCTATGCCCGTTCCGGCGCCGCGATCCTGGTCACCTCGGCGCCCTATTACGCCAAACCCTGCGACGTCCAGGTGTCGATTACCCGGCATTGA